In Thioalkalivibrio paradoxus ARh 1, the following are encoded in one genomic region:
- the ppk1 gene encoding polyphosphate kinase 1: MNAVDLSNPELYLNRELSLLEFNRRVLELALDERFPLLERLRFLCISSTNLDEFFEVRVGSLRQQVALNVQTPGPDGLSAQEQLAKISVGAHELVAEQYRTLNEVLIPALAEQEIRFIRRTHWTEEQQRWLRSFFQEQLQPVLSPIGLDPAHPFPRILNKSLNFIVTLRGKDAFGRESRRAVVQAPRSLPRVVRLPREVAGGDNDFVFLSSILHAHVNELFQGMKVTGCYQFRLTRNSDLFVREEEIDDLLNALEGELPQRNYGEAVRLEIADNCPEDDARFLLAHFHLTDDELYQVHGLVNLNRLMAVHDLVDRADLKFPPFIPSLPKAHGSGSIFDAIRQQELLLHHPYESFMPVVEFIRQAARDPDVLAIKQTLYRTGTRSQLVELLIEAAQAGKEVTVVIELRARFDEEANIELANRMQDAGVHITYGVVGYKTHAKMALVVRRDNDQITRYAHLGTGNYHAGTAKAYTDYGLLTADPVITEDVHRVFQQLTGLGRVSKLRNLLQAPFTLHPSIIDRIERETAIAVAGKPALIAARMNSLIEPGVIQALYRASSAGVQVKLLVRGICCLRPGVPGVSESIEVRSVLGRFLEHSRVFYFGNDGQPELYMSSADWMPRNFFRRVEVAFPIKDPKLRDRVAEESMFCYMRDTCSAWVLQKDGSYQRQQPPPGEPRYSAQEDLLEKLANKS, from the coding sequence ATGAACGCCGTCGACCTTTCCAATCCCGAGCTCTACCTGAACCGGGAGCTCTCGCTGCTGGAATTCAACCGCCGGGTGCTGGAACTCGCGCTCGACGAACGCTTTCCGCTGCTCGAGCGCCTGCGCTTCCTGTGCATCTCGTCGACCAACCTCGACGAGTTCTTCGAAGTGCGCGTGGGTTCGTTGCGCCAGCAGGTCGCGCTGAACGTGCAGACCCCCGGGCCGGATGGTCTGTCCGCCCAGGAACAGCTGGCGAAAATCAGCGTCGGCGCGCACGAACTGGTCGCGGAGCAGTACCGAACGCTGAACGAGGTGCTGATTCCGGCGCTGGCCGAGCAGGAGATCCGCTTCATCCGGCGCACTCACTGGACCGAGGAGCAGCAGCGCTGGCTGCGCAGCTTCTTCCAGGAACAGCTGCAGCCGGTCCTGAGTCCGATCGGGCTCGATCCGGCGCATCCGTTCCCGCGCATCCTGAACAAGAGCCTGAACTTCATCGTCACGCTCAGGGGCAAGGACGCGTTCGGGCGCGAGTCGCGCCGGGCGGTGGTGCAGGCCCCGCGTTCGCTGCCGCGCGTCGTGCGCCTGCCCCGCGAGGTCGCCGGCGGCGACAACGATTTCGTGTTTTTGTCATCGATCCTGCATGCCCACGTGAACGAACTGTTCCAGGGGATGAAGGTCACCGGCTGCTACCAGTTCCGGCTGACGCGCAATTCGGATCTGTTCGTGCGCGAGGAAGAGATCGACGACCTGCTGAACGCGCTGGAGGGCGAACTGCCCCAGCGCAACTACGGCGAAGCGGTACGGCTCGAGATCGCCGACAACTGCCCGGAGGACGACGCGCGCTTCCTGCTCGCGCACTTCCACCTGACCGACGACGAGCTGTACCAGGTGCACGGGCTGGTGAACCTGAACCGGCTGATGGCAGTGCACGACCTGGTGGACCGGGCCGATCTCAAGTTCCCGCCATTCATCCCGAGCCTGCCGAAGGCGCACGGCAGCGGCAGCATCTTCGACGCGATCCGCCAGCAGGAGCTGCTGCTGCACCACCCCTACGAGTCGTTCATGCCGGTGGTCGAGTTCATACGCCAGGCGGCGCGGGATCCCGACGTGCTGGCGATCAAGCAGACGCTGTACCGCACCGGAACGCGCTCGCAGCTGGTCGAACTGCTGATCGAGGCCGCACAGGCCGGCAAGGAAGTCACGGTGGTGATCGAGTTGCGCGCGCGCTTCGACGAAGAGGCCAACATCGAACTCGCGAACCGGATGCAGGACGCCGGGGTGCACATCACCTACGGCGTGGTCGGGTACAAGACCCATGCCAAGATGGCGCTGGTCGTGCGCCGGGACAACGACCAGATTACCCGCTATGCGCACCTCGGCACCGGCAACTACCACGCCGGTACCGCGAAGGCCTACACCGACTACGGCCTGCTCACCGCGGACCCGGTGATCACCGAGGACGTGCACCGGGTGTTCCAGCAGCTCACCGGGCTGGGCCGGGTCTCCAAGCTCCGCAACCTGTTGCAGGCGCCGTTCACATTGCATCCGTCGATCATCGACCGGATCGAGCGCGAGACCGCGATCGCGGTGGCGGGCAAGCCGGCATTGATCGCCGCGCGCATGAACTCGCTGATCGAACCGGGCGTGATCCAGGCGCTGTACCGCGCGTCGAGTGCCGGCGTGCAGGTGAAGCTGCTGGTGCGCGGCATCTGCTGCCTGCGTCCCGGCGTGCCGGGGGTGTCCGAGAGCATCGAGGTTCGCTCCGTGCTCGGGCGCTTCCTGGAACACTCGCGCGTGTTCTATTTCGGCAACGACGGGCAGCCCGAGCTGTACATGTCCAGCGCCGACTGGATGCCACGCAACTTCTTCCGCCGGGTCGAAGTGGCGTTTCCGATCAAGGATCCGAAACTGCGCGATCGCGTGGCCGAGGAATCAATGTTCTGCTACATGCGCGATACCTGCAGCGCCTGGGTGCTGCAAAAGGACGGCAGCTATCAGCGCCAGCAGCCGCCCCCGGGCGAACCACGGTATTCCGCGCAGGAAGATCTGCTGGAGAAACTCGCGAACAAGAGCTGA
- the argF gene encoding ornithine carbamoyltransferase, which translates to MTLRHFLSFSDLSGSEVRTIIQRAIELKRQTRAGVAHDYLLRGKTLGMIFEKSSTRTRVSFEVGMLQLGGHALFLSPRDTQLGRGEPIEDTARVLSRMVDAVMIRTYEHEKIERFAQHATVPVINGLTDHEHPAQLLADLQTYTEQRGDIGGRRVAWIGDGNNMCNSYILAARQLGFTLAAACPEGYDPDPGIVKAAGDALELLRDPAAATRDADLVVTDVWASMGQEDEKSARRQAFTGFLVDSELMALARPDALFMHCLPAHREEEVTTEVLEGPQSVVWEEAENRLHAQKALVEFLLTGD; encoded by the coding sequence ATGACTCTGCGGCATTTTCTCTCGTTTTCCGACCTCAGCGGATCGGAGGTCCGGACGATCATCCAGCGCGCGATCGAGCTCAAGCGGCAAACCCGCGCAGGCGTCGCGCACGATTATCTCCTGCGCGGCAAGACGCTCGGGATGATCTTCGAGAAATCGTCGACCCGCACGCGGGTCTCGTTCGAGGTGGGAATGCTGCAGCTGGGCGGCCATGCGCTGTTCCTGTCCCCACGCGATACCCAGCTCGGGCGCGGAGAGCCGATCGAGGACACCGCGCGGGTGCTCTCCCGGATGGTCGACGCGGTGATGATCCGCACCTACGAGCACGAGAAGATCGAGCGCTTTGCACAGCATGCGACGGTGCCGGTCATCAACGGCTTGACCGACCACGAGCACCCCGCCCAGCTGCTCGCCGACCTGCAGACCTACACCGAGCAACGCGGTGACATCGGCGGGCGGCGCGTGGCCTGGATCGGCGACGGCAACAACATGTGCAACAGCTACATCCTCGCGGCCCGGCAGCTGGGCTTCACGCTCGCCGCCGCCTGCCCCGAAGGCTACGACCCCGATCCCGGCATCGTGAAAGCTGCCGGGGACGCGTTGGAACTGCTGCGCGACCCGGCGGCGGCCACGCGCGATGCCGACTTGGTGGTCACCGATGTCTGGGCCAGCATGGGCCAGGAAGACGAGAAGAGCGCCCGCCGCCAGGCGTTTACCGGATTCCTGGTCGATTCCGAACTGATGGCCCTGGCCCGCCCCGATGCCCTGTTCATGCACTGCCTGCCGGCGCATCGCGAAGAAGAAGTGACCACCGAAGTGCTGGAAGGGCCGCAAAGCGTGGTCTGGGAAGAGGCCGAGAACCGCCTGCATGCCCAGAAGGCACTGGTCGAGTTCCTGCTGACCGGCGACTGA
- a CDS encoding SLC13 family permease → MRQAPRPVPAAAPAVPMFARLGRWLGPGVFLAFLALAAPAGFSAEAWLVLGLTLFMAIWWITEAAPIPVTALLPIAVLPLLGVVPMAEATAPYANPLIFLFVGGFSVALAVQRWNLHRRVALAILHLSGNRLDRLIGGFMLATAGLSMWVSNTATAALMLPIALSVLALVESDAQARDAGSRPAVALLLGIAFAANIGGMATLIGSPPNALTAAFLNERYGLEVGFVQWLAMGLPISITLLAFTWWSLTHWVFPVHRIGLEGLGDLLAGQRAELGGWSSAERRVAVIFALVALAWLFRPLLNEWLPVQLTDAGIAILGAAVLFIVPSGRAEQRYLLAWENTRDLPWGVLLLVGGGLSLGAAIEGSGLAAMAAQTLHGAVALPLWLLVLGVIVLTMGLSHVTSNTATAATLLPLVAALALQAQAAPLLLAIPVALAASAAFMLPVATPPNAIVFGSNRLAVLDMVRGGALPSLISLLVLVIVAMTWVGVIFETG, encoded by the coding sequence ATGAGGCAGGCGCCACGCCCGGTACCGGCGGCGGCCCCGGCCGTTCCGATGTTCGCGCGGCTGGGGCGCTGGCTGGGACCCGGCGTGTTCCTGGCGTTTCTGGCACTGGCCGCGCCCGCGGGTTTCTCGGCCGAGGCCTGGCTCGTGCTCGGGTTGACGCTGTTCATGGCGATCTGGTGGATCACCGAGGCGGCGCCGATCCCGGTGACCGCGCTGCTGCCGATCGCGGTGCTGCCGCTGCTCGGCGTGGTGCCGATGGCGGAAGCCACCGCGCCGTATGCCAACCCGCTGATCTTTCTGTTCGTCGGCGGTTTCTCGGTGGCATTGGCCGTGCAGCGCTGGAACCTGCACCGGCGCGTCGCGCTGGCGATCCTGCATCTCTCGGGCAATCGACTGGACCGCCTGATCGGCGGTTTCATGCTCGCGACCGCGGGGCTCAGCATGTGGGTCAGCAACACCGCCACCGCGGCGCTGATGCTGCCGATCGCGCTGTCGGTGCTGGCGCTGGTCGAGTCGGATGCGCAGGCGCGCGACGCGGGTTCGCGACCCGCGGTGGCGTTGCTGCTCGGGATCGCGTTTGCGGCGAACATCGGCGGCATGGCCACGTTGATTGGCTCGCCACCCAACGCGCTGACGGCCGCGTTCCTGAATGAGCGCTACGGACTCGAGGTCGGGTTCGTGCAGTGGCTGGCGATGGGGCTGCCGATCTCGATCACATTGCTGGCGTTCACCTGGTGGTCGCTGACGCACTGGGTGTTCCCGGTCCACCGTATCGGACTCGAGGGGCTGGGCGACCTGCTGGCCGGGCAGCGGGCCGAACTTGGCGGCTGGTCGTCGGCCGAACGCCGCGTGGCGGTGATCTTTGCGCTGGTCGCGCTGGCGTGGCTGTTCCGGCCGTTGTTGAACGAGTGGCTGCCGGTGCAGCTGACCGACGCGGGAATCGCGATACTCGGCGCCGCGGTGCTGTTCATCGTGCCCTCGGGACGCGCCGAGCAGCGGTACCTGCTGGCCTGGGAAAACACTCGGGATCTGCCGTGGGGGGTGCTGCTGCTGGTCGGCGGCGGGTTGAGCCTCGGCGCCGCGATCGAGGGCAGCGGGCTTGCCGCGATGGCGGCGCAGACGCTGCATGGAGCGGTCGCTCTGCCGTTGTGGCTGCTGGTGCTCGGCGTGATCGTGCTGACGATGGGCTTGAGCCATGTGACCAGCAATACCGCGACCGCCGCGACGCTGTTGCCGCTGGTGGCGGCACTGGCGCTTCAGGCGCAGGCGGCGCCGCTGTTGCTGGCGATTCCGGTGGCGCTCGCGGCCTCGGCGGCGTTCATGCTGCCAGTCGCGACGCCGCCGAACGCGATCGTTTTCGGCAGCAATCGGCTGGCGGTGCTCGACATGGTGCGCGGCGGCGCGCTGCCCAGCCTGATCTCGCTGCTGGTTCTGGTCATCGTCGCGATGACCTGGGTCGGCGTGATCTTCGAAACCGGCTGA
- a CDS encoding glucan biosynthesis protein gives MTSGWFRFAVWLQAGALLLGASAAAVADEADALFEQVIDLAAERAATAYQPPAEMLPEPLASIDYDQYRSIRFRPEGALWRGQARFEVQFFHPGFLFPHPVTVHELRDGEVHRIAFDPASFRYEHDAAPLADVVAPDLGFAGFRLHFPINTEAYKDEVMVFLGASYFRLVGPGQVYGLSSRGLAVDTALPSGEEFPAFREFWLLRPEAQADTVTILALLDGPSVTGAYRFDLRVAPEVTVEVDSRLFARTDLRKLGVAPLTSMYFLGEASVRDHDDFRPRVHDSEGLLHRTSAGEWLWRPVSNFRHLRVSSLRDQRPQGFGLVQRNRAFDAYLDLEAEYHRRPSQWVVPLDGDWSSGGVELVEIPTDSEIHDNIVAYWVDDAPFRAGERRRYRYRIQVFDAEPPSGVTPPARVLRTRSGWGAVPGVAEPPPRSLRRFVVDFAGGDLDTLGPGAGLEPRLEASSGRITDLTARWLPDDSGWRASFLLEPENARPADLRLFLVHDGRPVTETWTYVWHPDEL, from the coding sequence ATGACGTCTGGCTGGTTCAGATTCGCGGTTTGGCTGCAGGCAGGGGCGCTGCTGCTCGGCGCGTCCGCCGCCGCGGTGGCAGACGAGGCGGACGCGCTGTTCGAACAGGTCATCGATCTCGCGGCGGAGCGCGCCGCGACAGCCTACCAGCCGCCTGCGGAGATGCTGCCGGAGCCGCTGGCGTCGATCGACTACGACCAGTACCGGTCGATCCGGTTCCGGCCCGAGGGGGCGCTCTGGCGCGGGCAAGCGCGCTTCGAGGTGCAGTTCTTCCATCCGGGGTTCCTGTTCCCGCACCCGGTCACGGTGCACGAGCTGCGCGATGGCGAGGTGCACAGGATCGCGTTCGACCCGGCGTCGTTCCGCTACGAGCACGACGCGGCACCGCTCGCAGACGTCGTCGCACCCGATCTCGGATTCGCCGGATTCCGGCTCCATTTTCCAATCAATACCGAGGCGTACAAGGATGAGGTGATGGTGTTTCTAGGGGCCTCGTACTTCCGCCTGGTCGGGCCCGGGCAGGTGTATGGCCTGTCGTCCCGCGGGCTCGCCGTCGACACGGCGCTGCCTTCCGGCGAGGAGTTCCCGGCGTTCCGGGAGTTCTGGCTGTTGCGGCCGGAGGCGCAGGCCGACACGGTGACGATCCTGGCGCTGCTCGACGGTCCCTCGGTCACCGGCGCGTACCGCTTCGACCTTCGCGTCGCACCGGAAGTGACCGTGGAGGTCGATTCCCGGCTGTTCGCGCGCACCGACCTGCGCAAGCTGGGGGTCGCGCCGCTGACCAGCATGTATTTCCTGGGCGAGGCCAGCGTACGGGACCACGACGACTTCCGGCCCCGGGTGCACGACTCCGAGGGACTGCTGCACCGGACCTCGGCGGGTGAGTGGCTCTGGCGGCCCGTTTCCAACTTCCGGCACCTGCGCGTGAGTTCGTTACGGGACCAGCGTCCACAGGGCTTCGGGCTCGTCCAGCGCAACCGTGCGTTCGATGCCTATCTCGATCTCGAGGCCGAGTACCACCGGCGTCCGAGCCAGTGGGTGGTGCCGCTCGACGGCGACTGGAGCAGCGGCGGTGTCGAACTGGTCGAGATTCCCACCGACTCCGAGATCCACGACAACATCGTCGCGTACTGGGTCGATGACGCCCCGTTTCGCGCCGGCGAACGGCGCCGCTACCGTTACCGGATCCAGGTGTTCGACGCGGAGCCGCCGTCTGGGGTGACACCGCCAGCCCGGGTTCTGCGCACCCGATCCGGCTGGGGGGCGGTGCCAGGGGTTGCCGAGCCTCCGCCCCGCAGCCTGCGCCGCTTCGTCGTCGATTTCGCCGGCGGCGACCTCGACACGCTCGGCCCGGGCGCCGGGCTGGAGCCACGGCTCGAGGCGAGCTCTGGTCGGATCACCGACCTGACCGCTCGCTGGCTGCCGGACGATTCGGGTTGGCGCGCGTCTTTCCTGCTCGAACCCGAGAACGCACGGCCCGCCGATCTGCGCCTGTTCCTCGTACACGATGGCCGCCCGGTCACGGAGACCTGGACCTATGTCTGGCACCCCGACGAACTCTGA
- a CDS encoding amidohydrolase family protein → MPARIIRRLSAVALLTLLLVPWAAHPDALPLFDTHLHYNVPHAEALPPEQASAALVDAGIVRAVVSTRTDELAEALMQAAPGRILPFLDVYDSPAHKQTWMHQEELPERVRARLDAGLATGAWRGIGELHLFADDRHSPVFQELLELAHRRGLPVMIHGDPAVIDRAYEIEPDALILWAHAGSFPYPPLLHDYLERYPSLYVDLSMRSERLNPPGGMPLEWQDLLIEHADRFLIGADTFSTRRWMELDDHVAGIRAWLAQLPPDVARHIGHDNAAALFAEEAAPRN, encoded by the coding sequence ATGCCTGCCAGGATCATTCGGCGCTTGTCTGCCGTCGCGTTGCTCACCCTGCTGCTGGTCCCTTGGGCCGCCCACCCCGACGCTCTGCCGCTGTTCGATACCCACCTCCATTACAACGTCCCGCACGCGGAAGCGCTGCCGCCGGAGCAGGCATCCGCCGCGCTGGTCGACGCGGGGATCGTCCGCGCGGTGGTCTCCACCCGGACCGACGAACTGGCCGAAGCGCTGATGCAAGCGGCACCCGGGCGGATCCTGCCGTTTCTGGATGTCTACGACTCGCCGGCGCACAAGCAAACCTGGATGCACCAGGAAGAACTGCCCGAACGCGTCCGGGCCCGGCTCGACGCGGGCCTGGCCACGGGCGCGTGGCGCGGGATCGGCGAACTGCATCTGTTCGCGGATGACCGGCATTCGCCGGTGTTCCAGGAACTTCTGGAACTCGCGCACCGGCGCGGGCTGCCGGTGATGATCCACGGCGATCCCGCAGTCATCGATCGGGCCTACGAAATCGAGCCGGATGCGCTGATCCTCTGGGCGCACGCGGGCAGTTTTCCGTACCCGCCGCTGCTGCACGACTACCTCGAGCGCTACCCGAGCCTGTACGTCGACCTGTCGATGCGCAGCGAACGGCTGAACCCGCCGGGCGGCATGCCGCTCGAATGGCAGGATCTGCTGATCGAGCACGCCGACCGGTTTCTGATCGGTGCCGACACGTTCAGCACGCGCCGCTGGATGGAACTCGACGATCACGTGGCGGGCATCCGCGCCTGGCTCGCGCAGCTGCCGCCGGACGTCGCGCGCCACATCGGGCACGACAACGCCGCCGCGCTGTTCGCCGAAGAAGCCGCACCCCGCAACTGA
- a CDS encoding aspartate aminotransferase family protein — MADALQTTYNRLPVAFEHGEGAWLWDTEGRRYLDALSGIAVCGLGHAHPKIAAAIAEQAHTLIHTSNLYRVPLQEQLARRLCALAGMDQAFFCNSGAEANEAAIKLARLHGHRRGIARPKIVVMEGSFHGRTLATLSATGNARIQNGFEPLVEGFIRVPYGDSAAVAELGGDPEIAAILVEPITGEGGIRLPPSGYLRELRTLATRHHWLLMLDEIQSGIGRTGQWFAFQHEDIVPDVLSLAKGLGNGVPIGASLVSGAATDLFTPGSHGTTFGGNPLVCRAALAVLDVMQEEALGEQAARHGDMLLRLLQERLGSHPEVIEIRGKGLMLGIELDRPATELVRQALDRGLLINVTAERVVRLLPPLITDDDQIAEIADTVADLVSRLITEQKKQKVTA, encoded by the coding sequence ATGGCAGATGCGTTGCAAACCACCTACAACCGGTTGCCGGTCGCCTTCGAGCACGGCGAAGGAGCGTGGCTGTGGGATACCGAGGGGCGACGCTATCTCGATGCGCTGTCCGGCATCGCCGTCTGCGGTCTGGGGCACGCCCATCCCAAGATCGCCGCCGCGATCGCCGAGCAGGCGCATACCCTGATCCACACGTCGAACCTGTATCGCGTTCCATTGCAGGAGCAGCTGGCGCGGCGCCTGTGCGCGCTTGCCGGCATGGACCAGGCCTTCTTCTGCAATTCCGGGGCGGAAGCCAACGAGGCCGCGATCAAGCTGGCCCGGCTGCACGGACACCGGCGCGGGATCGCCCGGCCGAAGATCGTCGTGATGGAGGGGAGTTTCCACGGACGCACGCTGGCCACGCTCTCGGCGACCGGAAACGCGCGGATCCAGAACGGCTTCGAACCGCTGGTCGAAGGTTTCATCCGGGTGCCGTACGGCGACTCGGCCGCAGTCGCGGAACTGGGCGGCGACCCCGAAATCGCGGCGATCCTGGTCGAACCGATTACCGGCGAGGGCGGCATCCGCCTGCCACCCTCGGGCTATCTGCGCGAGCTGCGCACGCTGGCGACCCGGCACCACTGGTTGCTGATGCTGGACGAAATCCAGTCCGGAATCGGGCGCACCGGCCAGTGGTTCGCGTTCCAGCACGAGGACATCGTGCCGGACGTGCTCAGCCTGGCCAAGGGCCTCGGCAACGGCGTGCCCATCGGCGCGAGCCTGGTTTCCGGCGCTGCGACCGACCTGTTCACCCCCGGCAGCCACGGCACGACCTTCGGCGGCAACCCGCTCGTCTGCCGTGCGGCGCTGGCCGTGCTCGACGTGATGCAGGAAGAGGCGCTCGGCGAACAGGCCGCCCGGCACGGGGACATGCTGCTGCGCCTGCTGCAGGAACGCTTGGGCTCGCATCCCGAGGTGATCGAGATCCGCGGCAAGGGACTGATGCTGGGCATCGAACTCGACCGCCCCGCAACCGAACTGGTGCGCCAGGCGCTGGACCGGGGCCTGCTGATCAACGTCACCGCAGAACGCGTCGTGCGGCTGCTGCCACCGCTGATCACGGACGACGACCAGATCGCGGAGATCGCGGACACCGTTGCCGACCTCGTGTCCCGACTCATCACGGAGCAAAAGAAACAAAAGGTTACAGCATGA
- a CDS encoding alkaline phosphatase family protein: MLRLLLIFGLLNLLFLALEIPRYAGFGPNWLALEAALLAGLFALLPAGRRTARIAALAGWLFAALTLLVLADALARLSLSRPLNLYLDYPLARSVYDLAAGSVSLPGALLAMLLVFLAVGAVGLLAARLLVRLPGGRGTARTGVATALVLVGVAGTTTFHAGEAVPNLPRAITPGITLVLDQFRFGRDARSERLAFKAELDRERNDDPETRLEGLAGIDVIIGFIESYGVSALFDERYSPVVGARLDAFGQRAEASRLHVATGVVNAPMFGGQSWLAHSTLLSGLWITSQARYELLLETERPTLVGDFARTGHRTVAVMPAIVRSWPGGRWYGFDEIRGAGDMPYAGPEFNWVTMPDQFVWSHFEHAVRRAEERPVFAKIALLSSHAPWVPVLPVLDDWDAIGDGSVFRQWEGSGEPPEVLWLDPDRVRQAYAESVAYALEVAGAYAVRHTDERTLLILIGDHQPASIITGPNPNPGVPVHLVSGDPALLEPFLQHGFVPGVWPDREFTEAGMDRFRDWLHDAFGR, from the coding sequence TTGCTGCGCCTACTGCTCATCTTCGGCCTACTGAACTTGCTGTTTCTCGCGCTCGAGATCCCGCGCTATGCAGGCTTCGGTCCCAACTGGCTGGCGCTGGAGGCGGCGCTGCTCGCAGGGCTCTTCGCGCTGCTGCCAGCCGGCCGCAGAACGGCCCGAATCGCCGCGCTTGCCGGCTGGCTGTTCGCCGCTCTAACGCTACTGGTGCTGGCCGACGCGCTCGCACGCCTGAGCCTGTCGCGCCCACTGAACCTCTATCTCGACTACCCGCTGGCGCGCTCGGTCTACGATCTCGCAGCGGGAAGCGTGTCGCTGCCCGGTGCACTGCTCGCGATGCTGCTCGTGTTCCTGGCCGTGGGCGCGGTCGGTCTGCTGGCGGCGCGCCTGCTCGTCCGCCTGCCCGGCGGCCGTGGCACCGCCCGGACCGGGGTGGCAACCGCGCTGGTCCTGGTCGGCGTTGCCGGGACGACCACCTTCCACGCAGGCGAAGCCGTACCCAACCTGCCGCGCGCGATCACACCCGGCATCACCCTGGTGCTGGACCAGTTCCGGTTCGGCCGCGACGCTCGATCCGAACGACTGGCCTTCAAGGCCGAGCTCGATCGGGAACGGAACGACGACCCCGAAACCCGCCTCGAAGGGCTCGCCGGGATCGACGTGATCATCGGTTTCATCGAATCGTACGGCGTCTCCGCGCTGTTCGACGAGCGGTATTCCCCCGTGGTCGGCGCGCGCCTCGACGCCTTCGGGCAACGCGCTGAGGCGTCGCGGCTGCACGTGGCGACCGGCGTTGTAAACGCGCCGATGTTCGGTGGCCAATCGTGGCTGGCGCATTCCACATTGCTCAGCGGGTTGTGGATCACCAGCCAAGCGCGCTACGAACTCCTGCTGGAAACCGAGCGTCCGACACTGGTCGGGGATTTCGCGCGCACCGGACATCGGACGGTCGCGGTAATGCCTGCCATTGTGCGTTCCTGGCCCGGGGGCCGCTGGTACGGCTTCGACGAAATCCGGGGGGCCGGCGACATGCCCTATGCCGGCCCTGAATTCAACTGGGTGACCATGCCGGACCAGTTCGTCTGGTCACACTTCGAGCACGCTGTGCGCCGGGCCGAGGAACGCCCGGTATTCGCGAAGATCGCGCTGCTCAGCAGCCATGCGCCCTGGGTGCCAGTGCTGCCGGTCCTGGACGATTGGGACGCGATCGGTGACGGTTCCGTGTTCCGGCAGTGGGAAGGCAGCGGCGAGCCCCCCGAGGTGCTGTGGCTGGATCCCGACCGGGTCCGGCAGGCCTACGCCGAGTCGGTCGCCTACGCGCTGGAAGTAGCCGGCGCCTACGCCGTCCGCCATACCGACGAGCGCACCCTGCTGATCCTGATCGGCGATCACCAGCCCGCCTCGATCATCACCGGCCCCAACCCCAATCCAGGAGTCCCGGTACACCTCGTCAGCGGCGATCCCGCGTTGTTGGAGCCCTTTTTGCAGCATGGTTTCGTGCCTGGCGTCTGGCCCGATCGCGAATTCACCGAAGCGGGCATGGATCGCTTCCGGGACTGGCTGCACGACGCCTTCGGGAGATAG
- a CDS encoding superoxide dismutase — protein MAHELPPLPYAKNALEPHISAETLEFHHDKHHATYVTKLNGLLPGSEFENASLEDIVRNAPAGGIFNNGAQVWNHTFYFNCMGPNAGGEPTGKLADAINAAFGSFAAFKEKFSDSAVNNFGSGWTWLVQNADGSLEIVNTSNAANPLRDGKTPLLTADVWEHAYYIDYRNARPKYLEGFWNVVNWDFVASQMK, from the coding sequence ATGGCACACGAACTGCCTCCCCTGCCGTATGCGAAGAACGCCCTGGAGCCGCACATCTCCGCGGAGACCCTGGAGTTTCACCACGACAAGCACCACGCGACCTACGTGACCAAACTCAATGGCCTGCTTCCCGGCAGCGAGTTCGAAAATGCCAGCCTCGAAGACATCGTGCGCAACGCGCCGGCCGGCGGCATCTTCAACAATGGCGCGCAGGTCTGGAACCACACGTTCTATTTCAACTGTATGGGCCCGAACGCCGGCGGCGAGCCGACCGGCAAGCTTGCGGATGCGATCAACGCCGCATTCGGTTCCTTTGCCGCGTTCAAGGAAAAGTTCAGCGATTCCGCGGTGAACAATTTCGGCTCCGGTTGGACCTGGCTGGTACAGAACGCCGACGGTTCGCTCGAGATCGTGAATACCTCCAACGCCGCGAACCCGCTGCGTGACGGCAAGACCCCGCTGCTGACCGCGGACGTCTGGGAACATGCGTATTACATCGACTATCGCAACGCCCGGCCGAAGTACCTCGAGGGCTTCTGGAACGTGGTCAACTGGGATTTCGTTGCCAGCCAGATGAAATAG